One genomic region from Nilaparvata lugens isolate BPH chromosome 3, ASM1435652v1, whole genome shotgun sequence encodes:
- the LOC111060435 gene encoding gustatory and odorant receptor 21a-like isoform X1: protein MNCADPHFYLQFRRGKAFKMAASSSQTIQSSFNIIGYFLLLLGIYPFHYKSAKRTKLYRILQMIYCSIVTIIHSIVILLLTYSAFLYFILYLQLHNVNMVAYYISSVITMKACLVQRALYYWKAADIYDHLNDWRNFEIEYKSFTGKKLNAVSYKKTLIVAILSPLVIVYVTIMSFLGENSNGPPPSVLVAFLTIVFFSVIQLMRLYTELMWYLFSNALKNAALQLADDYKSDPCQESGLDRANYEYLWIKLAQLQNRLPKTLSKIYGYQLAVNFLQLLFYGFVFFEFIFRYMTIDILLKTLRNPHERYHFIYLMSGLYGQTTICFVYLWLGSVTAGAAQKALLENTKKKLLEILSDSAKITAVLHQQAKRFLQKVSATKTQITFSGYGRIDRQFFCTILITWINYMIILLQFKTSFYEEDKDETIKETSRNKRSIPNADSTEFQSNHSFFSFDNMGMNRSTSLPFIHGWFALSTIYKLE from the exons ATGAATTGTGCTGATCCGcatttttatttgcagtttcgaCGAGGGAAAGCATTCAAAATGGCAGCTTCATCATCCCAAACAATCCAatcaagtttcaatattattggctattttcttcttctccttggaATTTATCCGTTTCATTACAAGTCGGCTAAGAGAACAAAGTTGTATCGAATCCTGCAAATGATCTACTGCTCCATAGTCACTATTATTCACTCAATAGTGATTTTGTTACTAACATATTCCGCTTTTCTTTACTTCATACTATATTTACAACTGCATAATGTGAACATGGTGGCCTACTATATTTCTTCAGTAATCACCATGAAAGCATGTCTGGTGCAGAGAGCTCTCTATTACTGGAAGGCAGCTGACATTTATGATCACTTGAACGATTGGAGGAATTTCGAGATTGAGTACAAATCGTTCACTGGAAAGAAGCTGAACGCTGTGAGTTACAAGAAAACTCTCATAGTTGCTATTTTGTCACCACTGGTCATAGTATATGTGACAATTATGAGTTTCCTGGGAGAAAACAGTAACG GACCTCCACCTAGTGTCCTGGTTGCATTCCTCACAATTGTTTTCTTCTCAGTCATACAACTGATGAGACTCTACACAGAGCTGATGTGGTACTTGTTCTCCAATGCACTGAAGAATGCAGCCCTGCAGCTTGCCGACGATTACAAGAGTGACCCTTGTCAGGAAAGCGGGTTGGACAGAGCTAACTACGAGTACTTGTGGATAAAGTTGGCCCAGCTACAGAACCGGTTACCAAAGACACTATCCAAGATCTATGGTTATCAGTTGGCCGTCAATTTTCTTCAGTTACTTTTTTACGGATTTGTCTTTTTCGAGTTTATATTTCGTTACATGACGATAGATATTCTACTCAAAACTCTGCGAAACCCGCATGAGCGATACCACTTCATCTACTTGATGTCCGGTCTTTATGGCCAGACAACAATATGCTTCGTATACCTATGGCTTGGGTCAGTCACTGCTGGGGCAGCACAGAAAGCG TTGCttgaaaatacaaagaaaaaaTTGTTGGAAATATTATCTGATAGTGCAAAAATTACTGCAGTTCTTCACCAACAG GCGAAACGGTTCCTACAGAAAGTAAGTGCAACTAAAACACAGATAACGTTCAGTGGCTATGGAAGAATCGACAGACAATTTTTTTGCACG ATTCTTATCACATGGATAAATTACATGATTATTCTCCTGCAATTCAAGACTTCGTTCTATGAAGAAGACAAGGATGAAACCATAAAAGAAACAAGCAGAAATAAGAGATCTATTCCAAATGCGGATTCGACTGAGTTCCAAAGTAACCATTCGTTTTTTAGTTTTGATAACATGGGTATGAATAGGTCAACATCACTCCCGTTTATACATGGCTGGTTCGCATTGTCAACTATATACAAACTCGAATAG
- the LOC111060435 gene encoding gustatory and odorant receptor 21a-like isoform X2, whose product MAASSSQTIQSSFNIIGYFLLLLGIYPFHYKSAKRTKLYRILQMIYCSIVTIIHSIVILLLTYSAFLYFILYLQLHNVNMVAYYISSVITMKACLVQRALYYWKAADIYDHLNDWRNFEIEYKSFTGKKLNAVSYKKTLIVAILSPLVIVYVTIMSFLGENSNGPPPSVLVAFLTIVFFSVIQLMRLYTELMWYLFSNALKNAALQLADDYKSDPCQESGLDRANYEYLWIKLAQLQNRLPKTLSKIYGYQLAVNFLQLLFYGFVFFEFIFRYMTIDILLKTLRNPHERYHFIYLMSGLYGQTTICFVYLWLGSVTAGAAQKALLENTKKKLLEILSDSAKITAVLHQQAKRFLQKVSATKTQITFSGYGRIDRQFFCTILITWINYMIILLQFKTSFYEEDKDETIKETSRNKRSIPNADSTEFQSNHSFFSFDNMGMNRSTSLPFIHGWFALSTIYKLE is encoded by the exons ATGGCAGCTTCATCATCCCAAACAATCCAatcaagtttcaatattattggctattttcttcttctccttggaATTTATCCGTTTCATTACAAGTCGGCTAAGAGAACAAAGTTGTATCGAATCCTGCAAATGATCTACTGCTCCATAGTCACTATTATTCACTCAATAGTGATTTTGTTACTAACATATTCCGCTTTTCTTTACTTCATACTATATTTACAACTGCATAATGTGAACATGGTGGCCTACTATATTTCTTCAGTAATCACCATGAAAGCATGTCTGGTGCAGAGAGCTCTCTATTACTGGAAGGCAGCTGACATTTATGATCACTTGAACGATTGGAGGAATTTCGAGATTGAGTACAAATCGTTCACTGGAAAGAAGCTGAACGCTGTGAGTTACAAGAAAACTCTCATAGTTGCTATTTTGTCACCACTGGTCATAGTATATGTGACAATTATGAGTTTCCTGGGAGAAAACAGTAACG GACCTCCACCTAGTGTCCTGGTTGCATTCCTCACAATTGTTTTCTTCTCAGTCATACAACTGATGAGACTCTACACAGAGCTGATGTGGTACTTGTTCTCCAATGCACTGAAGAATGCAGCCCTGCAGCTTGCCGACGATTACAAGAGTGACCCTTGTCAGGAAAGCGGGTTGGACAGAGCTAACTACGAGTACTTGTGGATAAAGTTGGCCCAGCTACAGAACCGGTTACCAAAGACACTATCCAAGATCTATGGTTATCAGTTGGCCGTCAATTTTCTTCAGTTACTTTTTTACGGATTTGTCTTTTTCGAGTTTATATTTCGTTACATGACGATAGATATTCTACTCAAAACTCTGCGAAACCCGCATGAGCGATACCACTTCATCTACTTGATGTCCGGTCTTTATGGCCAGACAACAATATGCTTCGTATACCTATGGCTTGGGTCAGTCACTGCTGGGGCAGCACAGAAAGCG TTGCttgaaaatacaaagaaaaaaTTGTTGGAAATATTATCTGATAGTGCAAAAATTACTGCAGTTCTTCACCAACAG GCGAAACGGTTCCTACAGAAAGTAAGTGCAACTAAAACACAGATAACGTTCAGTGGCTATGGAAGAATCGACAGACAATTTTTTTGCACG ATTCTTATCACATGGATAAATTACATGATTATTCTCCTGCAATTCAAGACTTCGTTCTATGAAGAAGACAAGGATGAAACCATAAAAGAAACAAGCAGAAATAAGAGATCTATTCCAAATGCGGATTCGACTGAGTTCCAAAGTAACCATTCGTTTTTTAGTTTTGATAACATGGGTATGAATAGGTCAACATCACTCCCGTTTATACATGGCTGGTTCGCATTGTCAACTATATACAAACTCGAATAG